From Pseudomonas sp. stari2, a single genomic window includes:
- a CDS encoding sarcosine oxidase subunit delta codes for MLHIFCPHCGELRSEEEFHASGQAHIPRPLDPNSCTDEEWGDYMFFRDNPRGLHHELWDHVAGCRQYFNVTRDTVTYEILETYKIGTKPQFTDKADTAKTAATALGEKV; via the coding sequence ATGTTGCATATCTTCTGTCCTCACTGCGGCGAACTGCGCTCCGAAGAGGAATTCCATGCATCCGGCCAGGCGCACATTCCGCGTCCGCTGGATCCGAACAGCTGCACCGACGAGGAGTGGGGCGACTACATGTTCTTCCGCGACAACCCTCGCGGTCTGCACCACGAGTTGTGGGATCACGTCGCCGGTTGCCGCCAGTACTTCAACGTCACCCGCGACACCGTGACCTACGAGATTCTCGAAACCTACAAGATCGGCACCAAGCCGCAATTCACCGACAAGGCTGACACTGCGAAAACAGCCGCGACGGCGCTGGGAGAGAAGGTATGA
- a CDS encoding sarcosine oxidase subunit beta, with the protein MQRYSGFGLFKHSLSHHENWQRMWRTPTPKKVYDVVIVGGGGHGLATAYYLAKEHGITNVAVVEKGWLGGGNTARNTTIVRSNYLWDESAHLYEHAMKLWEGLSQDLNYNVMFSQRGVYNLCHTLQDIRDSERRVSANRLNGVDGELLNAKQVADEIPYLDCSKNTRYPVMGATVQRRGGVARHDAVAWGFARAADALGVDLIQQTEVIGFRKENGVCIGVETNKGFIGAKRVGVVTAGNSGHMAKLAGFRLPIESHPLQALVSEPIKPIIDSVIMSNAVHGYISQSDKGDLVIGAGIDGYNGYGQRGSYPVIEHTIQAIVEMFPVLSRVRMNRQWGGIVDTTPDACPIISKTPVPNMFFNCGWGTGGFKATPGSGNVFAASLAKGEMHPLAAPFSIDRFHSGALIDEHGAAAVAH; encoded by the coding sequence ATGCAACGCTATTCGGGCTTCGGCCTCTTCAAACACTCCCTCAGCCATCACGAAAACTGGCAGCGCATGTGGCGCACGCCGACCCCGAAAAAGGTCTACGACGTGGTCATCGTCGGCGGCGGCGGACACGGTCTGGCGACTGCCTACTACCTGGCCAAGGAACACGGCATTACCAACGTGGCCGTGGTCGAAAAGGGCTGGCTGGGCGGCGGCAACACCGCGCGCAACACCACCATCGTTCGCTCCAACTACCTGTGGGACGAGTCGGCGCACCTGTATGAACACGCGATGAAACTGTGGGAAGGCCTGTCCCAGGACCTGAACTACAACGTGATGTTCTCCCAACGCGGCGTCTACAACCTGTGCCACACCCTGCAGGACATTCGTGATTCCGAGCGTCGGGTCAGCGCCAACCGCCTCAACGGCGTCGACGGCGAACTGCTCAACGCCAAGCAAGTCGCTGACGAAATCCCGTACCTCGACTGCTCGAAAAACACCCGCTATCCGGTGATGGGCGCAACCGTCCAGCGTCGCGGCGGCGTGGCCCGTCACGATGCCGTGGCGTGGGGCTTTGCCCGTGCCGCCGACGCCCTCGGTGTGGACTTGATCCAGCAGACCGAAGTGATCGGTTTCCGCAAGGAAAACGGCGTGTGCATCGGCGTCGAAACCAACAAGGGCTTCATCGGCGCCAAGCGCGTCGGGGTGGTCACCGCCGGTAACTCCGGGCACATGGCCAAACTCGCCGGTTTCCGTCTGCCGATCGAATCCCACCCGCTGCAAGCACTGGTGTCCGAGCCGATCAAGCCGATCATCGACAGCGTGATCATGTCCAACGCCGTGCACGGTTACATCAGCCAGTCCGACAAGGGCGACCTGGTGATCGGCGCCGGTATCGACGGCTACAACGGCTACGGTCAGCGCGGTTCGTACCCGGTGATCGAGCACACCATCCAGGCCATCGTCGAGATGTTCCCGGTGCTGTCGCGGGTGCGCATGAACCGTCAGTGGGGCGGCATCGTCGACACCACGCCGGACGCCTGCCCGATCATTTCGAAAACCCCGGTGCCGAACATGTTCTTCAACTGCGGTTGGGGCACCGGTGGCTTCAAGGCCACACCTGGCTCGGGCAACGTGTTTGCCGCGAGTCTGGCCAAGGGTGAAATGCACCCGCTGGCCGCACCTTTCTCCATCGACCGTTTCCACAGCGGTGCGTTGATCGACGAACACGGCGCTGCGGCTGTCGCCCACTAA
- the glyA gene encoding serine hydroxymethyltransferase, whose translation MFSKQDRIQGYDDALLAAMNAEEQRQEDHIELIASENYTSKRVMEAQGSGLTNKYAEGYPGKRYYGGCEHVDKVEALAIERAKQLFGADYANVQPHSGSSANSAVYLALIQAGDTILGMSLAHGGHLTHGAKVSSSGKLYNAVQYGIDTKTGLIDYDEVERLAVEHKPKMIVAGFSAYSKTLDFPRFRQIADKVGALLFVDMAHVAGLVAAGLYPNPLPYADVVTTTTHKTLRGPRGGLILAKANEEIEKKLNAAVFPGAQGGPLMHVIAGKAVCFKEALEPGFKAYQQQVIDNAQAMASVFIKRGYDVVSGGTDNHLFLVSLIRQGLTGKDADAALGRAHITVNKNAVPNDPQSPFVTSGLRIGTPAVTTRGFKVTQCVTLAGWICDILDNLGDADVEANVAQQVAALCADFPVYR comes from the coding sequence ATGTTCAGCAAGCAAGACCGGATCCAGGGTTACGACGATGCACTGCTGGCGGCGATGAATGCCGAGGAGCAACGTCAGGAAGATCACATCGAGCTGATCGCGTCGGAGAACTACACCAGCAAACGCGTCATGGAAGCGCAAGGCAGCGGCTTGACCAACAAGTACGCCGAAGGCTATCCGGGCAAGCGCTACTACGGTGGCTGCGAGCACGTCGACAAGGTCGAAGCGCTGGCCATCGAACGCGCCAAGCAACTGTTCGGCGCCGATTACGCCAACGTCCAGCCGCACTCCGGTTCCTCGGCCAACAGCGCTGTCTATCTGGCGCTGATCCAGGCCGGCGACACCATTCTGGGCATGAGCCTGGCCCATGGCGGTCACCTGACCCACGGCGCCAAGGTCTCGTCCTCGGGCAAGCTGTACAACGCCGTGCAGTACGGCATCGACACCAAGACCGGCCTGATCGATTACGACGAAGTCGAGCGTCTGGCCGTAGAGCACAAACCGAAAATGATCGTCGCCGGTTTCTCGGCCTACTCGAAAACCCTCGATTTCCCACGCTTCCGTCAGATCGCCGACAAGGTCGGTGCGCTGCTGTTCGTCGACATGGCCCACGTCGCCGGTCTGGTGGCTGCCGGTCTGTACCCGAACCCGTTGCCGTACGCCGATGTGGTCACCACCACGACTCACAAGACCCTGCGCGGTCCGCGTGGCGGCCTGATCCTGGCCAAGGCCAACGAAGAGATCGAGAAGAAGCTCAACGCGGCGGTATTCCCCGGCGCCCAGGGCGGCCCGCTGATGCACGTCATCGCCGGTAAAGCCGTGTGCTTCAAGGAAGCGCTGGAGCCTGGCTTCAAGGCCTATCAGCAACAAGTGATCGACAACGCTCAGGCGATGGCGAGCGTATTTATCAAACGTGGCTACGATGTAGTGTCCGGCGGCACCGACAACCACCTGTTCCTGGTCAGCCTGATCCGTCAGGGCCTCACCGGTAAAGACGCCGACGCCGCCCTCGGTCGCGCGCACATCACCGTCAACAAGAACGCCGTACCGAACGACCCGCAGTCGCCGTTCGTCACCTCCGGCCTGCGCATCGGCACCCCGGCGGTGACGACTCGTGGCTTCAAGGTGACCCAGTGCGTGACGCTGGCCGGCTGGATCTGCGACATCCTCGACAACCTCGGCGATGCCGATGTCGAGGCCAACGTCGCCCAGCAGGTTGCGGCCCTGTGCGCAGACTTCCCGGTTTATCGCTGA
- a CDS encoding TraX family protein → MHLSRRDGALDLLKWLALLGMLLDHLRYVGISADWLYVPGRLAFPWFCLAMAANLARDGARKTEWRYLGWLLLFSLFSEIPYRLYIPDPDTLNVMPTLALGLLVARGWQDRTAISRLLGIGALLVAALFPERLMFGLFGVLLPLAMLLVFRKPWYFSLLPGLVCLAANQWQVLFESAQFGNRVALLGIATCLIAPLAGMFLLRHATFLRAPPLRRWAYALYPAHFLVLLGLRQLLV, encoded by the coding sequence ATGCACCTGAGCCGGCGCGACGGCGCACTCGATCTGCTCAAGTGGCTGGCGCTGCTGGGCATGCTGCTCGATCACCTGCGATATGTCGGGATCAGCGCCGATTGGCTGTATGTGCCGGGGCGGCTGGCGTTCCCGTGGTTCTGTCTGGCGATGGCGGCGAACCTGGCGCGGGACGGCGCGCGCAAGACCGAATGGCGCTATCTGGGCTGGTTGCTGCTGTTCAGTCTGTTCAGCGAGATTCCCTACCGTTTGTACATCCCGGATCCTGACACCTTGAACGTGATGCCCACGCTGGCGCTGGGTTTGTTGGTGGCGCGGGGCTGGCAGGATCGAACAGCGATTTCGCGACTGCTGGGCATAGGTGCCTTGCTGGTGGCCGCGTTGTTCCCGGAGCGACTGATGTTCGGTCTGTTCGGCGTCCTGCTGCCGCTGGCGATGTTGCTGGTGTTTCGCAAACCCTGGTATTTCAGCCTGCTGCCGGGGCTGGTGTGTCTGGCGGCGAATCAGTGGCAGGTGCTCTTCGAATCCGCGCAGTTCGGCAACCGTGTGGCGCTCCTCGGCATTGCGACCTGCCTGATCGCGCCGCTGGCCGGAATGTTCCTGTTGCGACATGCCACTTTCCTCCGCGCGCCACCCCTGCGGCGCTGGGCGTATGCGCTCTATCCCGCGCATTTCCTCGTTCTTCTGGGGTTGCGCCAGCTGCTTGTTTGA
- a CDS encoding low specificity L-threonine aldolase, which yields MTDKSQQFASDNYSGICPEAWAAMEQANHGHQRAYGDDEWTARASDYFRKLFETDCEVFFAFNGTAANSLALSSLCQSYHSVICSETAHVETDECGAPEFFSNGSKLLIAGTENGKITPASIREVALKRQDIHYPKPRVVTLTQATEVGSVYTPEEVRAISDTCKELGLNLHMDGARFSNACAFLGCSPADLTWKAGVDVLCFGGTKNGMAVGEAILFFNHKLAEDFDYRCKQAGQLASKMRFLSAPWVGILENDAWLKYARHANHCAQLLAELVSDIPGVELMFPVQANGVFLQLSEPAIAALTARGWRFYTFIGKGGARFMCSWDTEEERVRELARDIREVMSA from the coding sequence ATGACCGACAAGAGCCAACAATTCGCCAGCGACAACTATTCCGGTATCTGCCCTGAAGCCTGGGCTGCCATGGAACAGGCCAACCACGGCCACCAGCGCGCCTATGGCGACGATGAGTGGACAGCACGCGCCTCCGATTATTTCCGCAAGCTGTTCGAGACCGACTGCGAAGTGTTCTTCGCCTTCAACGGCACCGCCGCCAACTCCCTCGCGCTGTCGTCGCTGTGCCAGAGTTACCACAGCGTCATCTGCTCGGAAACCGCCCACGTCGAAACCGACGAATGCGGCGCGCCGGAGTTCTTCTCCAACGGCTCGAAACTGCTGATCGCCGGCACCGAAAACGGCAAGATCACCCCGGCCTCGATCCGCGAAGTCGCCCTCAAGCGCCAGGACATCCACTACCCGAAACCACGCGTAGTGACCCTGACCCAGGCTACCGAAGTCGGCAGCGTCTACACCCCGGAAGAAGTCCGCGCCATCAGCGACACCTGCAAGGAACTGGGCCTGAACCTGCACATGGACGGCGCCCGCTTCTCCAACGCCTGCGCATTCCTCGGCTGCTCGCCGGCGGACCTGACCTGGAAGGCCGGCGTCGACGTACTGTGCTTCGGCGGCACGAAAAATGGCATGGCGGTGGGTGAAGCGATCCTGTTCTTCAACCACAAACTGGCGGAAGACTTCGACTACCGCTGCAAACAGGCCGGGCAGTTGGCCTCGAAGATGCGTTTCCTGTCGGCCCCGTGGGTCGGCATCCTGGAAAACGACGCCTGGCTCAAATACGCCCGCCACGCCAACCACTGCGCGCAACTTTTGGCAGAACTGGTCAGCGACATCCCGGGCGTGGAACTGATGTTCCCGGTCCAGGCCAACGGCGTATTCCTGCAACTCTCGGAACCGGCCATCGCCGCCCTGACCGCTCGCGGCTGGCGCTTCTACACCTTCATCGGCAAGGGTGGCGCCCGCTTCATGTGCTCGTGGGACACCGAAGAAGAACGCGTGCGTGAACTGGCCCGCGACATTCGCGAAGTCATGTCGGCCTGA
- a CDS encoding SDR family oxidoreductase: protein MSLKGKTLFITGASRGIGREIALRAAQDGANIVIAAKSAEPHAKLPGTIHSVAAEVEAAGGKALALQLDVRDEDAVRQALAQANEHFGGIDALVNNAGAIKLTGVQHIELKRFDLMHQINTRAVLLCSQAALPYLKKSAGHILNLSPPLNLASKWFAQYSPYTVTKYGMSMLTVGMSEEFANYGISVNSLWPQTMIATAAIEFQLGNRESFKHARTPAIMADAAHVILSSSGRRITGRLLIDEEILRENGVSDFDHYRYEPDSHEKLMPDLFID, encoded by the coding sequence ATGTCGCTAAAAGGCAAAACCTTGTTCATCACTGGCGCCAGCCGTGGCATCGGGCGCGAGATTGCGCTGCGGGCTGCACAGGACGGGGCCAATATCGTGATCGCGGCCAAGAGCGCCGAACCGCACGCCAAGTTGCCCGGCACCATCCACAGCGTCGCCGCTGAAGTCGAAGCGGCGGGGGGCAAGGCTTTGGCGTTGCAACTGGATGTGCGTGATGAAGACGCGGTGCGTCAGGCGCTGGCCCAGGCCAATGAACATTTCGGCGGGATTGATGCGCTGGTGAACAACGCCGGGGCGATCAAGCTGACCGGTGTGCAACACATCGAACTCAAACGTTTCGACCTGATGCATCAGATCAACACCCGCGCGGTGTTGCTCTGCAGCCAAGCGGCCCTGCCCTACCTGAAAAAATCCGCCGGGCACATTCTCAACCTGTCACCGCCGCTGAACCTGGCCAGCAAATGGTTCGCCCAGTACAGCCCCTACACCGTGACCAAGTACGGCATGAGCATGCTGACGGTGGGCATGAGCGAGGAATTCGCCAACTACGGGATCAGCGTCAATTCGCTGTGGCCGCAGACCATGATTGCCACGGCGGCGATCGAGTTTCAGCTGGGCAATCGGGAGTCGTTCAAGCATGCGCGTACGCCGGCGATCATGGCGGATGCGGCGCATGTGATTCTGAGTAGCAGCGGACGGCGGATTACCGGGCGTCTGTTGATTGATGAGGAGATCTTGCGGGAGAACGGCGTAAGCGATTTCGATCACTATCGATATGAGCCGGACAGCCACGAAAAACTAATGCCCGATCTGTTTATTGACTGA
- a CDS encoding Hcp family type VI secretion system effector, translating to MANPGYMTIKGKTQGLISAGCSTAESVGNTFQTAHTNEIMVLSYSHNMANAGNINHPTHAPVIITKRLDKSSPLLAQALANREEVSCRISLYRTSPQGQQEKFYSVSIDGAVLVDLSLDLPHAILQNDAEPQEQLVLRYREIRWVHHIAGTTGYASWGEED from the coding sequence ATGGCGAACCCCGGCTACATGACCATCAAGGGTAAAACCCAGGGACTGATATCAGCAGGATGTTCAACAGCCGAGTCTGTCGGCAATACCTTTCAGACGGCGCACACCAATGAAATCATGGTGCTGTCCTACAGCCACAACATGGCCAATGCCGGCAACATCAACCACCCCACACATGCCCCGGTCATCATTACCAAAAGGCTCGACAAGTCCTCTCCGCTGCTGGCGCAGGCGCTTGCAAACCGAGAAGAAGTCAGCTGCAGGATCAGCCTCTACCGAACGTCGCCTCAAGGTCAGCAAGAGAAGTTCTATTCCGTCTCCATCGATGGTGCCGTTCTGGTTGATCTCTCCCTTGATTTGCCACACGCGATCCTGCAAAACGACGCCGAACCTCAAGAGCAACTGGTCCTTCGTTATCGAGAAATCCGTTGGGTCCATCACATCGCCGGCACCACCGGGTATGCCTCGTGGGGCGAAGAGGATTGA